A window of Paenibacillus polygoni contains these coding sequences:
- a CDS encoding S8 family serine peptidase, which yields MQSKPFMRRVMSLSVVSTLFISALFPAVVSGAEVRKFHSETFQVDSSKLSSVTSKTLNVDKKKEAMKNRNGGTKTNSYFQNVDSSDSSNNEKKSKEVTPQNYVPASDSTDRIPVIVELTENPVVVEEANREQGVSRSGVNQRSVIKRQQSTFAAAAAKLNAKLKTNYTDVFNGYALEITADQVDSLLSLPGVKAIYPDAEMKATPVSSVTPNMDDSAPFIGSDTFWDTGYDGSGIKVGVLDTGIDYDHPSLKDAYKGGYDFIDNDNDPYETRPDPNDPEAATEHGTHVAGTIAGRGNPLTPDGSTGWVRGVAYGADLYAYRVLGPGGSGATSGVIAAIERSVQDELDVINLSLGSAINNEYDPSSVALNNAALAGVVAVVANGNDGPDGYTLGSPGSAEIPISVGASTPPLHVPTMEAEGLIKTFGSIMTFSPDHTSLPDQPIEVVAAGLGRTEDFAGKDLTGKVALIQRGTISFTEKSQNAQAAGATVAVIYNNAPGNFGGTLGEPGDYIPTLSISLEDGTALKTKIDANPGYKINFGVDLQQNLMGDFSSRGPGLPKYGIKPDISAPGVGIRSSVPAYGGDYTDAYADLQGTSMAAPHIAGAAALLLDKDSSLNPYEIKGLMTNNALKISDLKGNRYTHNEQGAGRIDLTSTLKAKAVALVEEETTAVKTDTATPYETGLLSYGILAGGDTATKTIKVSDIVSESSAYTITTEWYGAAPGTLTASESSVEVSAGGDTEFTVSLTMNADTPNGNYDGEVILTETSGHQLKIPVYVYVGEPKKIDIVSDLELFPQFFSPNGDDLVDTADAHFSVNVANNYFSLDVFDAYTGEWIGVVAEVLTGLKPGDYNLTGWDGTVSNYKTEFALDSDVYVLAPYVGIDDKRLEIVKDALYDFVIDKEAPVSSLHDPAIQVKDNMGVITGKIEDDLVVELLGNYSGIAVDAEYEVDGEMEYVPGMIDSDGKFTIEVPVTKGENQYQIYVYDFVGNGFLEPAHVVKYNSDGEEEPEEPGEPGEPVPGAVSLSANLSKKQVSVNETFHVDIDFTDTKDLYTAQFSLTYDKDLVKGSVTPSVALATYQEEKNPGVSPIIKEETADLGNGKAKTDYVISLAGIPDGYTGKGALASFHFASPETGDFTFSLSNVRVLNSESEDITLGKVSSGTVKVSQVSTPDPDLYKITGSIDAEAFQDVNYSDTWYQGADGVHKVVVEARSSNGQVAGADVVSADGTYTIEVPKGTYTVRVVVPGHISESSSVTVDGNESVNFGPLTAGDLNQDGHVNLVDLQLAAKVFGAVKGANWPNAKTSAADLNRDNSVDLLDISYIINNYEFE from the coding sequence ATGCAGTCTAAGCCTTTCATGCGAAGAGTGATGTCGCTCTCCGTCGTTTCCACTCTTTTTATATCCGCTCTTTTCCCTGCCGTCGTCTCTGGTGCCGAAGTTAGAAAGTTTCACTCCGAAACGTTTCAAGTGGATTCTAGCAAATTATCTTCCGTCACATCTAAAACCCTGAATGTAGACAAGAAAAAAGAAGCTATGAAAAACAGGAATGGCGGTACAAAAACAAACTCGTATTTTCAGAACGTGGACTCTTCAGATTCTTCTAACAACGAGAAAAAGAGTAAAGAAGTAACACCTCAAAACTATGTTCCTGCTTCTGACAGTACGGACCGGATTCCTGTCATTGTCGAATTAACCGAAAACCCAGTGGTCGTAGAAGAGGCGAACCGTGAACAAGGAGTAAGTAGATCAGGAGTAAACCAGCGAAGCGTTATTAAGAGACAGCAGTCCACATTCGCTGCTGCAGCTGCGAAACTGAATGCAAAACTCAAAACAAATTACACAGATGTATTCAATGGTTACGCGCTTGAGATCACTGCAGATCAAGTGGATTCTTTACTCAGTCTTCCTGGTGTGAAGGCAATTTATCCCGATGCAGAAATGAAAGCAACCCCAGTGAGCAGTGTAACGCCGAATATGGATGACAGTGCTCCTTTTATCGGTTCAGATACGTTCTGGGATACCGGCTATGATGGTTCTGGAATTAAAGTAGGTGTCTTGGATACGGGAATAGACTATGACCATCCGAGTTTGAAAGATGCCTACAAAGGCGGTTATGACTTTATCGATAATGATAATGATCCATATGAAACGCGGCCAGATCCAAACGACCCCGAAGCAGCAACGGAGCATGGTACACATGTGGCGGGAACGATAGCTGGACGCGGAAACCCGCTTACGCCTGATGGCAGTACGGGGTGGGTACGCGGCGTTGCCTATGGTGCTGATCTTTATGCATATCGTGTGCTTGGACCAGGCGGATCTGGTGCCACATCGGGAGTTATCGCTGCGATTGAACGTTCCGTACAAGATGAACTCGATGTGATTAATCTCTCACTAGGCAGTGCGATTAACAATGAGTATGATCCTTCTTCCGTTGCTCTTAATAATGCAGCTCTTGCAGGAGTTGTAGCGGTTGTTGCTAATGGGAATGACGGTCCAGATGGATATACACTCGGTTCACCGGGTTCAGCAGAGATTCCTATTTCTGTAGGAGCTTCCACCCCGCCACTTCATGTTCCAACAATGGAGGCAGAAGGTCTGATTAAAACTTTTGGCAGTATAATGACTTTCTCTCCTGATCATACATCTCTTCCAGATCAGCCGATCGAAGTTGTGGCAGCAGGGCTTGGAAGAACGGAAGATTTTGCAGGTAAAGATCTGACAGGAAAGGTGGCACTCATTCAGAGAGGGACGATCTCTTTCACCGAAAAATCACAAAATGCGCAGGCGGCTGGAGCAACAGTGGCTGTGATCTATAACAATGCACCTGGTAATTTTGGGGGGACTTTAGGCGAGCCAGGAGATTATATTCCAACTTTAAGTATCTCTTTAGAGGATGGAACGGCACTAAAAACCAAAATAGATGCGAATCCAGGTTACAAAATTAATTTTGGTGTGGATTTGCAGCAAAATTTGATGGGTGATTTCAGTTCAAGAGGACCGGGTCTTCCTAAATACGGCATTAAGCCAGATATTTCAGCCCCAGGGGTCGGTATTCGTTCATCCGTTCCAGCCTATGGCGGTGATTATACGGATGCATATGCGGATCTGCAAGGTACAAGTATGGCTGCGCCGCATATAGCAGGAGCTGCAGCACTTTTACTTGATAAAGATTCTTCCCTGAACCCGTATGAGATCAAGGGACTGATGACGAATAATGCGCTGAAGATTAGTGATCTAAAGGGAAACCGCTATACCCATAATGAGCAAGGTGCAGGTCGAATTGATCTAACAAGTACGCTGAAAGCCAAGGCAGTAGCCCTTGTGGAAGAAGAAACGACGGCAGTGAAAACGGACACGGCTACACCGTATGAAACAGGTCTCCTTTCTTATGGAATTCTGGCAGGGGGAGATACAGCAACGAAAACCATTAAGGTCAGTGATATTGTGTCTGAGAGTTCGGCTTACACCATTACAACCGAGTGGTACGGAGCGGCTCCAGGTACGCTTACGGCAAGCGAGTCTTCTGTGGAAGTTTCTGCAGGAGGAGATACAGAATTTACGGTAAGCCTTACGATGAATGCAGATACACCCAATGGAAATTATGATGGTGAAGTGATTTTGACCGAAACTTCGGGTCATCAGCTCAAGATTCCTGTATATGTATATGTCGGTGAACCAAAGAAGATTGATATCGTATCTGATCTTGAACTTTTTCCGCAGTTCTTCTCTCCAAATGGAGATGATCTCGTTGATACAGCCGATGCTCATTTCTCGGTAAATGTGGCGAATAACTATTTCTCACTTGATGTATTTGATGCTTATACAGGGGAATGGATTGGGGTTGTCGCTGAGGTTCTAACGGGTTTAAAACCAGGAGATTATAACTTAACCGGTTGGGATGGCACCGTATCAAATTATAAAACGGAGTTTGCGCTTGATTCAGATGTTTACGTTCTAGCTCCTTATGTAGGCATTGATGACAAAAGATTAGAAATTGTAAAGGATGCTTTGTATGATTTTGTTATCGATAAAGAAGCCCCAGTCAGTTCTCTTCATGATCCTGCGATCCAAGTGAAAGATAACATGGGGGTAATTACAGGGAAAATAGAGGATGACCTTGTAGTTGAACTGCTTGGAAACTATTCAGGTATTGCTGTGGATGCGGAATACGAAGTAGACGGCGAAATGGAATATGTTCCCGGTATGATTGACTCAGACGGAAAGTTTACCATCGAAGTACCCGTAACAAAAGGGGAAAACCAATATCAAATCTACGTATATGATTTCGTTGGTAATGGTTTCTTGGAGCCTGCTCATGTAGTGAAATATAATTCAGATGGCGAAGAAGAGCCGGAAGAGCCAGGAGAGCCAGGAGAGCCAGTACCAGGCGCCGTCTCACTTTCGGCAAACCTCTCTAAAAAGCAAGTATCTGTCAATGAAACGTTCCATGTAGACATTGATTTTACCGACACAAAAGATCTTTATACCGCTCAGTTCAGCTTAACGTACGATAAAGATCTTGTGAAAGGGTCGGTAACACCAAGTGTGGCGCTTGCTACTTATCAAGAAGAGAAGAACCCGGGAGTGTCACCGATTATTAAAGAGGAAACAGCAGATCTTGGTAACGGAAAAGCAAAAACGGATTACGTCATTTCTCTGGCCGGGATTCCGGATGGCTACACGGGTAAAGGAGCGCTTGCCTCCTTCCATTTTGCTAGTCCAGAAACAGGAGACTTTACCTTCTCTCTGTCCAATGTGCGAGTCTTAAATAGTGAATCAGAAGATATCACTCTTGGAAAAGTTTCGAGTGGTACGGTTAAAGTGTCGCAGGTTTCAACTCCTGATCCGGATCTATACAAGATCACAGGCAGCATTGATGCAGAGGCCTTCCAAGATGTGAACTACAGTGATACTTGGTACCAAGGCGCGGACGGCGTGCATAAAGTCGTTGTGGAAGCACGAAGTTCAAATGGACAAGTAGCGGGTGCTGATGTCGTAAGTGCGGATGGTACGTATACCATTGAAGTTCCAAAAGGTACCTACACCGTGCGTGTGGTTGTACCAGGTCACATCTCTGAATCGAGTTCCGTAACCGTAGATGGCAATGAGTCTGTGAACTTTGGTCCACTTACGGCAGGGGATCTGAATCAGGATGGTCATGTGAATCTCGTTGACTTACAGCTAGCAGCAAAAGTATTTGGCGCTGTAAAAGGAGCAAACTGGCCGAATGCAAAAACTTCAGCCGCTGATTTAAATCGCGACAATAGTGTTGATCTTCTAGATATATCCTACATTATTAACAATTATGAATTCGAGTAA